A window from Drosophila nasuta strain 15112-1781.00 chromosome 3, ASM2355853v1, whole genome shotgun sequence encodes these proteins:
- the LOC132791262 gene encoding transmembrane protein 209, with the protein MNFSGNNCSPTYRSPITQHQRPKTPMSRGEVRENLDLRRRRAEARRYLKWGFIHILLFAVLAFDISQVCVADGTTLWYEVEYTVGVFLLLSAVACIGKYIWWLMVDNVTMTMTDMQSCLLNETNDNGLLDSSMRIRSKTPKPRYYEQEDDFNDSAPIINWHSSFEDSRWGTQSPRRSPSPTRSSQQQLNNVSYNCSIGGNKSFNASNLSNESAAYMSPYAEVSRDDFPTDVRKLPALMRRAERERERSYAELLESSNVQNMDSTNSFWNYCNNAAFLLKRSIYQLAPAPVASTENTPTSIEDFGFVQFKDSNSEVIKRISTVKLSQYLSNLRYWISTTILQRLVKQIDNMDEVFRQRGLIELKIGAVGLERLRKMAENQQFVQGCAPMLPLLLPFLDTFSNQEYVVQRIRELSQGSCIGDYRWNSGKAHNGQEWGDHLPTDAAILFHLFCVYLDSQLMPLPQGGGRPFHSRYVLMREEKRSTKDIINAVNNRAHCAFLITNSQMKPKFNFISEKELHNCAYDRNNLFYVIIQFLIYMRSHQESALEGVNLGKSGINIMCVIED; encoded by the exons ATGAATTTCTCAGGGAACAACtg CTCACCAACTTATCGCAGTCCCATCACACAACACCAAAGACCAAAGACGCCAATGTCGCGCGGTGAAGTCCGTGAGAATCTCGATCTACGCCGACGCCGAGCAGAAGCTCGAAGGTATTTGAAATGGGGTTTCATACACATCCTACTCTTCGCTGTGCTCGCCTTTGATATTAGCCAAGTGTGCGTTGCCGATGGAACTACGCTCTGGTATGAAGTGGAGTATACAGTTGGTGTGTTTCTGCTGCTCAGCGCCGTAGCCTGCATTGGCAAATACATTTGGTGGCTGATGGTGGACAATGTGACTATGACGATGACCGATATGCAAAGCTGCCTCTTGAATGAAACAAATG ACAATGGGCTTCTGGACAGTTCAATGCGTATACGCAGCAAAACGCCAAAGCCACGCTATTATGAGCAAGAAGATGATTTCAATGACAGCGCTCCCATCATTAATTGGCACTCCTCGTTCGAGGACAGTCGCTGGGGTACCCAATCGCCTCGTCGCAGTCCGAGTCCAACACGTAGctcacaacagcagctaaaTAATGTATCATACAACTGTTCCATCGGTGGCAACAAGTCTTTTAATGCCAGCAACCTCAGCAATGAATCTGCTGCCTACATGTCGCCATATGCCGAAGTCAGTCGCGATGACTTTCCCACCGATGTACGCAAGCTGCCAGCGTTGATGCGGCGGGCAGAGCGTGAACGAGAACGCAGCTATGCCGAGCTGCTTGAATCTTCTAATGTACAGAATATGGACTCGACAAACTCGTTCTGGAACTATTGCAATAATGCTGCCTTTCTACTGAAACGTTCCATCTATCAGCTGGCACCAGCACCTGTGGCCTCCACGGAGAATACGCCTACTTCCATTGAAGATTTTGGCTTTGTACAGTTTAAGGACAGCAATTCGGAGGTCATTAAGCGCATTTCCACGGTTAAGTTGTCGCAGTACTTAAGTAATCTCAGATAT TGGATATCCACAACAATTTTGCAGCGCCTAGTTAAACAAATTGACAATATGGATGAAGTATTTCGCCAGCGCGGACTTATTGAACTAAAGATCGGCGCTGTGGGCTTGGAACGCTTGCGCAAGATGGCCGAGAATCAACAGTTCGTGCAAGGCTGTGCTCCCatgttgcctttgctgctgcCCTTCCTCGACACCTTCAGCAATCAGGAGTATGTGGTGCAGCGCATTCGCGAACTCTCACAAGGTTCCTGCATTGGTGACTATCGCTGGAACTCGGGCAAAGCCCACAATGGTCAGGAATGGGGCGACCATTTGCCCACAGATGCTGCT ATACTCTTCCATTTATTCTGCGTTTACTTGGACAGCCAATTAATGCCACTGCCCCAGGGTGGTGGACGTCCCTTTCACTCGCGCTATGTGCTGATGCGCGAGGAGAAACGCTCCACAAAAGATATAATTAATGCTGTGAATAATCGAGCACACTGCGCCTTTCTCATAACCAACAGCCAGATGAAGCCAAAGTTTAATTTCATCAGCGAAAAGGAGCTTCACAATTGCGCCTACGATcgcaacaatttgttttatgttatCATACAGTTTTTGATTTATATGCGCTCGCACCAGGAATCGGCCCTCGAGGGCGTCAACTTGGGAAAGAGCGGCATTAACATAATGTGCGTAATCGAAGACTGA
- the LOC132789842 gene encoding uncharacterized protein LOC132789842 isoform X1 — MDIILPDLQDEQRFLDCASRIQYDEFNAKLFAFYTFHSDVDVYQLIADDRLVQLILAWDACQLHSRESITEELIYIVKVLVHHSLQLWFGQEWMSCAESLRRMLLYYLGKAANIFAQLDGLCDIDWQYLLNFQTNPWHISYLQHIFANLAQNKHHVIEHSVPPATVEDVTYFRQEHKHLIILRLLKLFDAGSMEAVKQLSLRILAAWLKCNATDQLEDEHEDQEQESITLVAHLYLLTVFTLDDNRGYVIDNMMYNIRFYAQSMQEAPHEEDYTPARLIAQVCVRLGLGKDGFFERIVLKKFNLSMTTPFAVMLKAYTSYVLGNQLLELMALNEHDFMAQLDQFKSLMNQYIKERESSEEFLLNELQKLELQRHSHALPHTMNMKLNYQQQICKGNRSGNIGNYKNCDDDEKPLPDVDEEMDRQIDPVFQKVPNNENVLDFVYQLLASRSFRGWQFAKIALLLKIIGQKLNTIEVWRYHPGLTTQFMLNLENNLSVNYADLAKVFSEQGFMESEFWLTAFYLNPTSANYNEVKRCSRYKKKRKEDDEQTPRKESSRAEKVDHTKYELLSSTIDVDEIVAITNHNAPVTDYDPICKALQALRLPSSIIKDLLTVAFQPRNKRYSWALEWSTLHERCGALLKSRDLKNKFVALNMAEANDRLKFLKIDYAKYKNRPQLDYGTIEEGYENAVGGGETEGEASADEDEDAAQKAAREKAEKERKRKRNTRKFWDEVTDDEEEEEDHESDDSEAYYTGSGRRTRVRAAAVVANAMITDMDRAMRSGRRSPAAETETKQQEVEEPKPQADLQAKPPIEEPSPQKRSFDEVLQAQAKYNNETNGFKAFVDIWSFEKEEAISADNDNKLMESNTLLGKFRNLQGLRQRTTPVNIESSTAAVEVTATTIGDGVRRLSSNSEADSLHSGTSMMAMRDASECDDGQSGVSKELTPPPRTSDFTRETQVFQLNIGKVCAAEEAALGTNAVTETVAAPETDTVTTMETKTFTEQVRETPTRDLQGNHTKDQLVEPQREMQFKLERSSSSESEMETLKELPCIKSEPASNSESHIRSIKLEQDSNAENPTEQQETVRNSGGFSRELTARLIEECLMRKAEVRLHRLSIHDIEKLRRVRVLVKRTNFREYYREQERPASRGKQSQPHTEDSNASTTTSETKRKKSKRFVHITSDTPTPIAKSLNPENSRFKHFKRFKHITSDSSTSTDQEDRVVRPPSVKRRRGPKFYQTALKIKQKKPLREKHVTADSVVIELSSDSRSSSSSPVPMAVSGNSNRFPDVAMPRELDPLYEEAIVPF, encoded by the exons ATGGACATAATACTACCCGACCTGCAAGATGAGCAAAGGTTCCTTGACTGCGCTTCACGTATACAATATGACGAGTTCAACGCA AAATTGTTTGCCTTCTACACGTTTCACAGTGATGTGGATGTCTATCAGCTGATAGCAGATGATAGGCTAGTGCAATTGATTCTTGCTTGGGATGCCTGTCAGTTGCATAGTCGCGAGTCAATTACCGAGGAACTCATCTATATTGTCAAGGTGCTGGTTCATCATTCACTGCAGTTGTGGTTTGGCCAAGAGTGGATGAGCTGTGCCGAAAGTCTGCGGCGCATGCTATTGTATTATCTGGGCAAGGCCGCGAATATCTTTGCGCAGCTTGACGGCCTCTGTGATATCGACTGGCAGTATTTGCTTAATTTCCAAACCAATCCTTGGCATATTTCCTACTTGCAACACATCTTTGCCAATTTGGCACAGAATAAACATCATGTCATTGAACATTCAGTGCCACCAGCCACAGTCGAGg ACGTTACGTATTTTAGACAGGAGCATAAGCATCTCATTATACTACGCCTGCTTAAGCTCTTTGATGCCGGCAGCATGGAGGCAGTGAAACAGCTCTCGCTGCGCATCCTGGCCGCTTGGTTAAAGTGCAATGCCACTGACCAGCTTGAGGACGAGCACGAGGACCAGGAACAAGAATCTATTACTCTAGTGGCACATCTTTATCTACTCACGGTATTTACGTTGGATGATAATCGAGGCTACGTTATTGACAATATG ATGTACAACATTCGCTTCTATGCCCAGAGCATGCAGGAAGCGCCCCATGAGGAAGACTACACACCAGCCAGATTAATTGcccaagtgtgtgtgcgtctggGCCTCGGCAAAGATGGCTTCTTCGAACGCATTGTACTTAAGAAGTTCAACCTGAGCATGACCACACCGTTTGCTGTCATGCTTAAAGCCTACACTAGCTATGTATTGGGCAATCAGCTACTGGAGTTGATGGCGCTTAATGAGCATGATTTTATGGCTCAGCTGGATCAATTTAAGTCGTTAATGAATCAGTATATAAAAGAACGAGAGAGCAGCGAAGAGTTCTTATTAAATGAACTGCAAAAACTGGAGTTGCAGCGACATAGTCACGCTTTGCCGCATACTATGAACATGAAACTGAATTATCAACAACAGATTTGTAAAGGGAATCGATCTGGGAACATTGGCAACTACAAGAACTGCGACGATGATGAAAAACCATTGCCCGATGTGGACGAGGAGATGGACAGACAAATAGATCCTGTCTTTCAGAAGGTGCCCAACAATGAGAATGTTTTGGACTTTGTCTATCAATTGTTAGCATCACGC AGTTTTCGTGGCTGGCAGTTTGCCAAGATAGCGCTGCTGCTAAAAATCATTGGACAGAAGCTGAACACCATCGAAGTGTGGCGTTATCATCCTGGCTTAACAACGCAGTTTATGCTCAATCTGGAGAACAATCTGTCCGTTAACTATGCAGACTTGGCCAAGGTGTTTTCTGAGCAAGGCTTTATGGAATCGGAGTTTTGGCTTACCGCTTTCTACCTCAATCCCACAAGCGCTAATTACAATGAGGTTAAACGTTGCTCCCGCTATAAAAAGAAACGCAAGGAGGACGATGAACAAACACCACGAAAAGAATCGTCTCGAGCTGAGAAAGTGGATCACACCAAATACGAGCTATTGAGCTCAACCATTGATGTGGATGAAATTGTTGCCATCACGAATCACAATGCACCCGTAACCGACTATGATCCCATCTGCAAAGCGTTGCAAGCATTGCGACTTCCAAGTAGCATAATCAAAGATCTGTTGACGGTGGCATTTCAACCGCGAAACAAACGTTATTCTTGGGCATTGGAATGGAGTACATTACATGAGCGTTGTGGCGCCTTACTGAAGAGCAGagatcttaaaaataaattcgtgGCACTCAATATGGCCGAGGCGAATGATAGACTAAAGTTTTTGAAAATCGATTAtgcgaaatacaaaaatcgaCCGCAGCTAGACTATGGCACTATTGAAGAAGGCTATGAGAATGCGGTTGGCGGTGGCGAAACGGAAGGGGAAGCGAGCGCCGATGAAGATGAGGATGCGGCGCAGAAAGCAGCGCGTGAAAAAGccgagaaagaaagaaaacgcAAGAGAAATACGCGCAAGTTCTGGGATGAAG TTACGGATGATgaagaggaggaagaagaTCACGAATCAGACGACTCAGAGGCATATTACACGGGGTCTGGACGAAGAACTCGTGTGCGAGCAGCTGCTGTCGTGGCAAATGCGATGATCACTGACATGGACAGAGCCATGCGAAGTGGCCGACGATCGCCAGCAGCTGAGACTGAAACGAAGCAACAAGAAGTAGAAGAGCCAAAGCCGCAAGCAGACCTGCAAGCGAAGCCGCCAATCGAAGAGCCAAGTCCACAGAAACGTTCGTTTGATGAGGTTCTTCAGGCGCAGGCCAAGTACAATAATGAAACAAATGGATTTAAAGCTTTTGTGGACATTTGGAGCTTCGAGAAGGAAGAGGCGATAAGTGCAGACAATGATAATAAGCTCATGGAAAGTAACACACTTCTCGGCAAGTTTAGAAACTTACAGGGTCTGAGGCAGCGCACGACACCCGTGAATATCGAAAGTAGtacagcagcagtagaagttacagcaacaacaattggcgACGGTGTGAGACGTTTGAGCAGCAACAGTGAAGCGGACAGCTTGCACTCTGGTACCTCGATGATGGCCATGCGAGATGCCAGTGAGTGCGACGATGGACAATCTGGCGTAAGTAAAGAGTTAACGCCCCCACCGCGTACATCTGATTTTACAAGGGAGACACAAGTGTTCCAGCTCAACATCGGTAAAGTCTGTGCAGCGGAAGAGGCTGCGCTCGGGACCAACGCAGTTACCGAGACGGTCGCAGCGCCGGAGACGGACACGGTGACGACCATGGAAACCAAGACGTTTACTGAACAAGTAAGAGAAACACCAACGAGGGATTTGCAGGGGAATCATACAAAGGATCAACTTGTGGAACCACAAAGGGAAATGCAGTTCAAATTGGAGAGGTCATCCAGTAGTGAAAGTGAAATGGAGACATTAAAGGAATTGCCATGCATCAAGTCGGAGCCTGCATCAAATTCTGAATCTCACATTAGGTCCATCAAATTGGAACAAGATTCGAACGCTGAAAATCCAACTGAGCAGCAGGAAACTGTACGTAATAGTGGAGGCTTCTCAAGGGAATTAACGGCACGACTCATCGAAGAATGTCTCATGAGGAAGGCTGAAGTGCGTCTGCACAGACTGAGCATACATGACATAGAGAAACTACGCAGGGTTCGAGTGCTTGTTAAGCGCACCAATTTCCGCGAGTATTATCGCGAGCAGGAGAGACCTGCGTCCCGCGGCAAGCAAAGTCAGCCGCATACTGAGGATAGTAACGCCTCAACGACTACATCGGAGacgaagagaaaaaaatcaaagcgATTTGTGCACATCACTTCGGATACGCCGACGCCAATAGCTAAAAGTCTAAACCCTGAAAATTCTCGTTTTAAGCACTTCAAGCGATTCAAGCATATTACCTCGGACTCTTCGACCTCAACCGATCAGGAGGACCGAGTGGTGCGTCCACCGTCGGTAAAGCGACGCCGTGGTCCAAAGTTTTATCAAACCGCACTGAAGATTAAGCAAAAGAAACCGTTGAGAGAGAAACATGTCACTGCAGATTCAGTTGTCATTGAGCTCTCATCGGACTCGAGGTCGTCCTCATCATCTCCCGTGCCAATGGCTGTGTCAGGAAATTCAAATCGTTTTCCCGACGTTGCCATGCCGCGAGAATTGGATCCACTCTATGAGGAGGCAATTGTGCCCTTCTGA
- the LOC132793197 gene encoding odorant receptor 74a, with the protein MRYQPRLRDGQAIPLPWPVAMYRRLNHTVWPLEDGASRLVVFLEKISIFVGFLIFTLHNEVDFHYLIANRKDIDKMLTGAPTYLVLVEIQIRGFELAVRKDDFKRLLQKFYADIYVSQESHPELYSRIQRLMLGTRLNSIAYLLALFNFSLVPVQNIIYHRRDMLYQQVYLFDNTKLYFFLPLICMNYWVGIIITTMLFGELNVLGELMAHLNTRYLLLSSDLNKICKRLLEDENRDEIAAKYRRALIHIMRRNVALNQFGQEMEKEFSFRIFIMFSFSAVLLCVMGFKAYTNPAGNIVYIIWFMAKFCELLAFGMIGSILYATSDELSTMYYSCNWEQIIYRSSNARENVLLMKLVFQAIQINSRPFFSHGLKIF; encoded by the exons ATGCGTTATCAACCGCGACTTCGAGATGGTCAAGCTATTCCTTTGCCTTGGCCTGTGGCCATGTACCGTCGATTGAATCACACTGTGTGGCCACTGGAAGATGGAGCAAGTCGTCTTGTTGTGTTCTTAGAGAAAATCTCAATATTTGTGGGATTTCTTATTTTTACGCTGCACAACGAAGTGGATTTTCACTATTTGATTGCCAATCGCAAGGACATCGATAAAATGCTAACTGGAGCACCGACTTATTTGGTGCTGGTTGAGATTCAAATTCGTGGTTTCGAGTTGGCCGTGCGCAAGGATGACTTCAAGCGATTGCTTCAGAAATTCTATGCAGACATTTATGTGTCTCAAGAATCGCATCCAGAGCTTTACTCTCGCATTCAAAGACTAATGCTGGGCACTCGTCTCAATTCGATTGCTTATCTGTTGGCTTTGTTTAATTTCTCACTGGTGCCAGTCCAGAATATCATCTATCATCGGCGTGATATGCTCTATCAGCAAGTGTATCTATTTGACAACACTAagctatattttttcttaCCTCTGATCTGCATGAATTACTGGGTGGGCATCATTATAACCACCATGCTCTTTGGGGAACTGAATGTCTTGGGCGAGTTGATGGCGCATCTCAATACGCGTTACCTGCTCCTAAGTTCCGATTTGAATAAGATTTGCAAACGTTTGCTTGAAGACGAGAATCGTGATGAAATTGCAGCTAAATATCGGAGAGCTTTAATTCATATTATGCGCCGAAATGTTGCTCTGAATCAGTTTGGTCAGGAAATGGAGAAGGAATTCAGTTTTCGCATATTTATCATGTTTAGCTTTAGCGCCGTGCTGCTCTGTGTTATGGGCTTCAAAGCCTATACG AATCCAGCTGGAAACATCGTTTACATCATTTGGTTCATGGCCAAATTCTGCGAGCTTTTGGCATTTGGAATGATTGGCTCGATTCTCTATGCAACG tCGGACGAGTTGAGCACCATGTACTACAGTTGCAATTGGGAGCAAATTATCTACCGCTCGAGCAATGCTAGGGAAAATGTGTTACTCATGAAACTTGTCTTTCAAGCCATTCAGATTAATTCAAGACCCTTTTTTTCTCACGggcttaaaatattttag
- the LOC132789843 gene encoding allatostatins MIP: MAQLRTSDGCGTHSIVLLLLFCLCSSSSIQAASIPNNNNELAATGLSDQVVEQLADNDLYSSTNNKRAWQSLQGGWGKRASDPAALEMDDSIYMTGHFVPLVITDGTNTIDWNTFERMASGSNPEQQQHSQQQQQQLSQEESDDYNTDNTVEKRAWKNMNVAWGKRRQAQGWNKFRGAWGKREPTWNNLKGMWGKRDQWQKLHAGWGKRSMAN, encoded by the coding sequence ATGGCCCAGTTGAGAACTTCCGACGGCTGCGGGACACACAGCATTGTCCTTCTGCTGTTGTTCTGCCTgtgcagtagcagcagcattCAGGCCGCATCGatacccaacaacaacaatgagctGGCTGCCACAGGTCTCAGTGACCAGGTGGTGGAACAACTAGCCGACAATGATCTCtacagcagcaccaacaacaagcGGGCTTGGCAATCACTGCAGGGAGGTTGGGGCAAGCGAGCAAGTGATCCGGCTGCCCTGGAAATGGATGATTCCATCTATATGACTGGACATTTTGTGCCCTTGGTCATTACCGACGGCACCAACACCATCGACTGGAACACCTTCGAGCGCATGGCCAGCGGCAGCAATCccgagcaacagcaacattcacagcaacaacagcagcagctgtcgcAGGAGGAGAGCGATGACTACAACACGGACAACACGGTGGAGAAACGTGCCTGGAAGAACATGAATGTGGCCTGGGGCAAGCGACGACAGGCTCAGGGCTGGAATAAGTTCCGAGGTGCCTGGGGCAAGCGTGAACCGACCTGGAACAATCTGAAGGGCATGTGGGGCAAGCGTGATCAGTGGCAGAAGTTGCATGCGGGTTGGGGCAAGCGTTCGATGGCCAACTAA
- the LOC132789842 gene encoding uncharacterized protein LOC132789842 isoform X2 — MDIILPDLQDEQRFLDCASRIQYDEFNAKLFAFYTFHSDVDVYQLIADDRLVQLILAWDACQLHSRESITEELIYIVKVLVHHSLQLWFGQEWMSCAESLRRMLLYYLGKAANIFAQLDGLCDIDWQYLLNFQTNPWHISYLQHIFANLAQNKHHVIEHSVPPATVEDVTYFRQEHKHLIILRLLKLFDAGSMEAVKQLSLRILAAWLKCNATDQLEDEHEDQEQESITLVAHLYLLTVFTLDDNRGYVIDNMMYNIRFYAQSMQEAPHEEDYTPARLIAQVCVRLGLGKDGFFERIVLKKFNLSMTTPFAVMLKAYTSYVLGNQLLELMALNEHDFMAQLDQFKSLMNQYIKERESSEEFLLNELQKLELQRHSHALPHTMNMKLNYQQQICKGNRSGNIGNYKNCDDDEKPLPDVDEEMDRQIDPVFQKVPNNENVLDFVYQLLASRSFRGWQFAKIALLLKIIGQKLNTIEVWRYHPGLTTQFMLNLENNLSVNYADLAKVFSEQGFMESEFWLTAFYLNPTSANYNEVKRCSRYKKKRKEDDEQTPRKESSRAEKVDHTKYELLSSTIDVDEIVAITNHNAPVTDYDPICKALQALRLPSSIIKDLLTVAFQPRNKRYSWALEWSTLHERCGALLKSRDLKNKFVALNMAEANDRLKFLKIDYAKYKNRPQLDYGTIEEGYENAVGGGETEGEASADEDEDAAQKAAREKAEKERKRKRNTRKFWDEVTDDEEEEEDHESDDSEAYYTGSGRRTRVRAAAVVANAMITDMDRAMRSGRRSPAAETETKQQEVEEPKPQADLQAKPPIEEPSPQKRSFDEVLQAQAKYNNETNGFKAFVDIWSFEKEEAISADNDNKLMESNTLLGKFRNLQGLRQRTTPVNIESSTAAVEVTATTIGDGVRRLSSNSEADSLHSGTSMMAMRDASECDDGQSGCSSSTSVKSVQRKRLRSGPTQLPRRSQRRRRTR; from the exons ATGGACATAATACTACCCGACCTGCAAGATGAGCAAAGGTTCCTTGACTGCGCTTCACGTATACAATATGACGAGTTCAACGCA AAATTGTTTGCCTTCTACACGTTTCACAGTGATGTGGATGTCTATCAGCTGATAGCAGATGATAGGCTAGTGCAATTGATTCTTGCTTGGGATGCCTGTCAGTTGCATAGTCGCGAGTCAATTACCGAGGAACTCATCTATATTGTCAAGGTGCTGGTTCATCATTCACTGCAGTTGTGGTTTGGCCAAGAGTGGATGAGCTGTGCCGAAAGTCTGCGGCGCATGCTATTGTATTATCTGGGCAAGGCCGCGAATATCTTTGCGCAGCTTGACGGCCTCTGTGATATCGACTGGCAGTATTTGCTTAATTTCCAAACCAATCCTTGGCATATTTCCTACTTGCAACACATCTTTGCCAATTTGGCACAGAATAAACATCATGTCATTGAACATTCAGTGCCACCAGCCACAGTCGAGg ACGTTACGTATTTTAGACAGGAGCATAAGCATCTCATTATACTACGCCTGCTTAAGCTCTTTGATGCCGGCAGCATGGAGGCAGTGAAACAGCTCTCGCTGCGCATCCTGGCCGCTTGGTTAAAGTGCAATGCCACTGACCAGCTTGAGGACGAGCACGAGGACCAGGAACAAGAATCTATTACTCTAGTGGCACATCTTTATCTACTCACGGTATTTACGTTGGATGATAATCGAGGCTACGTTATTGACAATATG ATGTACAACATTCGCTTCTATGCCCAGAGCATGCAGGAAGCGCCCCATGAGGAAGACTACACACCAGCCAGATTAATTGcccaagtgtgtgtgcgtctggGCCTCGGCAAAGATGGCTTCTTCGAACGCATTGTACTTAAGAAGTTCAACCTGAGCATGACCACACCGTTTGCTGTCATGCTTAAAGCCTACACTAGCTATGTATTGGGCAATCAGCTACTGGAGTTGATGGCGCTTAATGAGCATGATTTTATGGCTCAGCTGGATCAATTTAAGTCGTTAATGAATCAGTATATAAAAGAACGAGAGAGCAGCGAAGAGTTCTTATTAAATGAACTGCAAAAACTGGAGTTGCAGCGACATAGTCACGCTTTGCCGCATACTATGAACATGAAACTGAATTATCAACAACAGATTTGTAAAGGGAATCGATCTGGGAACATTGGCAACTACAAGAACTGCGACGATGATGAAAAACCATTGCCCGATGTGGACGAGGAGATGGACAGACAAATAGATCCTGTCTTTCAGAAGGTGCCCAACAATGAGAATGTTTTGGACTTTGTCTATCAATTGTTAGCATCACGC AGTTTTCGTGGCTGGCAGTTTGCCAAGATAGCGCTGCTGCTAAAAATCATTGGACAGAAGCTGAACACCATCGAAGTGTGGCGTTATCATCCTGGCTTAACAACGCAGTTTATGCTCAATCTGGAGAACAATCTGTCCGTTAACTATGCAGACTTGGCCAAGGTGTTTTCTGAGCAAGGCTTTATGGAATCGGAGTTTTGGCTTACCGCTTTCTACCTCAATCCCACAAGCGCTAATTACAATGAGGTTAAACGTTGCTCCCGCTATAAAAAGAAACGCAAGGAGGACGATGAACAAACACCACGAAAAGAATCGTCTCGAGCTGAGAAAGTGGATCACACCAAATACGAGCTATTGAGCTCAACCATTGATGTGGATGAAATTGTTGCCATCACGAATCACAATGCACCCGTAACCGACTATGATCCCATCTGCAAAGCGTTGCAAGCATTGCGACTTCCAAGTAGCATAATCAAAGATCTGTTGACGGTGGCATTTCAACCGCGAAACAAACGTTATTCTTGGGCATTGGAATGGAGTACATTACATGAGCGTTGTGGCGCCTTACTGAAGAGCAGagatcttaaaaataaattcgtgGCACTCAATATGGCCGAGGCGAATGATAGACTAAAGTTTTTGAAAATCGATTAtgcgaaatacaaaaatcgaCCGCAGCTAGACTATGGCACTATTGAAGAAGGCTATGAGAATGCGGTTGGCGGTGGCGAAACGGAAGGGGAAGCGAGCGCCGATGAAGATGAGGATGCGGCGCAGAAAGCAGCGCGTGAAAAAGccgagaaagaaagaaaacgcAAGAGAAATACGCGCAAGTTCTGGGATGAAG TTACGGATGATgaagaggaggaagaagaTCACGAATCAGACGACTCAGAGGCATATTACACGGGGTCTGGACGAAGAACTCGTGTGCGAGCAGCTGCTGTCGTGGCAAATGCGATGATCACTGACATGGACAGAGCCATGCGAAGTGGCCGACGATCGCCAGCAGCTGAGACTGAAACGAAGCAACAAGAAGTAGAAGAGCCAAAGCCGCAAGCAGACCTGCAAGCGAAGCCGCCAATCGAAGAGCCAAGTCCACAGAAACGTTCGTTTGATGAGGTTCTTCAGGCGCAGGCCAAGTACAATAATGAAACAAATGGATTTAAAGCTTTTGTGGACATTTGGAGCTTCGAGAAGGAAGAGGCGATAAGTGCAGACAATGATAATAAGCTCATGGAAAGTAACACACTTCTCGGCAAGTTTAGAAACTTACAGGGTCTGAGGCAGCGCACGACACCCGTGAATATCGAAAGTAGtacagcagcagtagaagttacagcaacaacaattggcgACGGTGTGAGACGTTTGAGCAGCAACAGTGAAGCGGACAGCTTGCACTCTGGTACCTCGATGATGGCCATGCGAGATGCCAGTGAGTGCGACGATGGACAATCTGGC TGTTCCAGCTCAACATCGGTAAAGTCTGTGCAGCGGAAGAGGCTGCGCTCGGGACCAACGCAGTTACCGAGACGGTCGCAGCGCCGGAGACGGACACGGTGA